In the genome of Ammoniphilus sp. CFH 90114, the window CAATGTTTTTTCCATTGGAGGTAAGGACGCCTTCTTCTGCAACGAGATCTGCCAGATTGTTCTTTAAGGCTTCTTTTACCTTTTCGCGATGGCGGGTTTGGTCTTCATGTCCCTTGCGGTGAAGTGACCAATCTTCTTGCGAAACAATAAATAAAGAATCATTCATGCCTTTTCCACCAACTTTCCTAGCAAAAATAGCTGTGTTCAAGCGAAGAGCTTGAACACAGTTTGTCTATATTGTTCTATCGATTCAGCAGACTTCCCGTATACTTAAGCAACTCATTAGAGCAATGTGGGCAATAACTATGCTCATCCATTAATCTAGCCGTCACTTCATTGACCTTCTTTAATTGCTGTTCATCAGGAGTCTTCGTTGACGTAGTAATCTTTACAACATCTTTGAGATCCGCAAAAAGCTTTTTCTCAATCGCTTCTCTTAAACGGTCATGTGAATCATATTCAAATCTCTTTCCTTTTCTCGCATAACTAGAGAGGCGGATGAGAATTTCTTCACGGAAGGCTTTCTTCGCGTTCTCAGAGATCCCGATTTGTTCTTCAATAGAACGCATTAATTGTTCATCCGGATCGACCTCCTCATCTGTGATCGGATCCGTTAATCTTTTTCCATGGCAGAATGCTTCTACGTTGTCGAGATAATTGTTTAGCAATGTTTTTGCTGATTCTTCAAAAGAGTAAACAAAAGCCTTTTGTACTTCCTTCTTAGCAATTTCATCATACTCTCTTCGCGCAATTCCGATAAGATTCATGAAGTGCTCTTTTTCATCTAAAGTAATACTAGGGTGTGTATCTAAGCCATCCTTTAGAGCACGAAGGACATTAAGTGGATTGATGCAAGTCATCTCATTCTTGATTAGAGCGCTGGAAATACGATTAATGACATAGCGAGGATCAATCCCGGACATTCCTTCTTCAGCAAACTCATTTTTAAGCTCTTTAAGGTCGGATGCACCAAAGTTTTCCATTTCTTCTCCGTCGTAGAGGCGCATCTTGGTAACTAGGTCTAGCCCTTGATTCTTTGATTCTTTTAACCTTGTCAAAACACTGAACATGGCAGCGGCTCTGAGGGCATGGGGAGCGATATGGACACTCTTCAAGTCACTTTGATTGACTAGCTTTTCGTAGATTCGCACTTCTTCTGATACCTTTAGGTTATAAGGAATTGGCATGACGATGATCCGTGAGTGCAAAGCTTCGTTTTTCTTATTATTAATGAAAGACTTATATTCGGTTTCATTCGTATGGGCGACAACAAGCTCATCAGCTGAGATGAGGGCAAATCTTCCCGCTTTAAAATTACCCTCTTGAGTGAGGGATAAAAGATTCCAAAGGAATTTCTCATCACACTTTAGCATCTCCTGGAATTCCATGAGTCCACGGTTTGCCTTATTTAATTCACCATCGAAGCGATAAGCACGCGGGTCTGATTCAGATCCATACTCCGCGATGGTAGAAAAATCAATGCTTCCGGTTAACTCAGAGATATCCTGAGATTTTGGATCGGATGGACTGAAAGTACCAATCCCTACGCGATCATCTTCGGAAAATATAATCCTTTTAATAGGGACGTTTCGGATTTCGCCTCTCCATTCCTCACGAAGCCTAAAACGGCACATAGGACAGAGGTTACCTTCAATTTTAATTCCGTATTCCTCTTCAAAGTGTGGACGAAGTCTCTCAGGAATAAGATGAAGGGGGTCTTCGTGCATAGGACAACCCTCAATGGCGTAAACGGCTCCGGCATCTGTCCGGGAGAAATTCTCCATACCGCGTTTTAGTAAGTGAACAATAGTGGATTTCCCACCACTCACTGGTCCCATCAATAGTAAAACTCTTTTTCTTACATCCAATCTACGAGCGGAGGAATGGAAGTAATCCTCTACTAATCTCTCGATAGCATCATCGAGACCAAACATGGTGTCACTAAAAAACTTGTATTTCTTTGCTCCTGATTGCTCTTCTACACCGGCATTCATAATCATGTTATAGATACGAGAATGGGCCGTTTGGGCAATGGACGGATTTACTTTGACCATGTCTAAATACTCTTCAAAGCTACCCCTCCACTGTAAGTTGCTTTCCTCATTATGAAAGTCGTCTAGAAGATTTAAGATCCCCATGGTGTTGCTCCTTCCTTCTTATAAATTAATGTGGTTTTCTCCTGTCTCATCATGAAGTACTTGAAATTAGTATCATTGTTGACCAAAATATCGAGTTATAATCGTGAATTTTCTCAACTTTTCCACATGAAGGATATTTCCTGTAAAGAAAAATACAAAGATTGTAAAGAGTGGGGATTGTTATTATAATAGAGTTACGTTAGTGAAGCGCTTTCATTTTATTATCGTGATGAGAAAGAAAAGCTGTCAGCAGGAAGGAGAGGTCATTAGGTGAAAAAAGGAAAACAATTGGATAACATATCAGAGGTGCTTAGCAAAGTACAAGATGGCTCAACATTGATTGTTGGTGGATTTGGCTTGTGTGGAATTCCTGAGAAGGCCATTCTTGCCTTAAGAGATTTGGGAGTCAAAGACTTGACGGTTGTGAGTAACAATTGTGGAGTGGATGACTGGGGATTAGGTTTGTTGCTAGCAAACAAGCAAATTAAGAAGATGATGGCTTCTTATGTTGGAGAAAATAAAATTTTTGAGCAGCAATTTCTCAGTGGAGAGTTAGAAGTGGAATTAATCCCACAAGGTACCTTAGCCGAACGGATGCGTGCAGGAGGAGCTGGAATTCCTGCTTTTTATACAGCAACAGGTGTTGGAACCTTGGTGGCTGAAGGGAAAGAACATAAAGAGTTTGATGGTCGAACCTACATAATGGAAAGAGGAATTGTTGGAGACTTTGCCCTTGTGAAGGCTTGGAAGGCCGACCCGTTAGGGAATCTTGTTTTCCGTAAGACATCGCGTAATTTCAACCCACTAGCTGCTATGGCTGGGAAGATAACCATTGCAGAAGTAGAGGAAATGGTGGAAGTTGGAGAACTAGATCCAGACGAAATTCATACGCCTGGAATCTATGTACAACATGTTTTCTTGGGAACAAATTATGAAAAACGGATCGAACGACGTACGGTAGCCCAAGCGTAAGGAAAGGAGAATTTTTTATGAAGGATGGACGTAAGCTCATCGTCACTAGAGCGGCTAAAGAGATAAAGGACGGTATGAATGTAAATCTTGGGATAGGTTTACCTACTTTGCTTGCTAACGAAATACCGTCTGATTATAACGTATTACTCCAATCAGAGAATGGGCTCTTAGGAATTGGCCCTTATCCGTCAGAGGATCAAGTGGACCCCGATCTCATTAACGCAGGTAAGGAAACGGTTACAGCGGTAGTTGGGGCATCTTACTTTGATAGTGCAGAATCCTTTGCCATGATCCGTGGAGGTCATATTGACTTGGCGATCCTTGGAGGAATGGAGGTATCCGAGACAGGAGATCTAGCGAACTGGATGATTCCGGGGAAGATGATTAAGGGAATGGGCGGAGCTATGGATCTCGTGCATGGAGCTAAGCGAGTCGTTGTGATCATGGAGCATGTGAACAAACATGGTGAATCGAAGATCAAGAAGGAATGCAGCCTGCCGCTAACTGGAAAGGGAGTCGTTCACCGGTTGATCACTGAGCTAGCTATTTTTGATTTTACCGATAAAGGTATGGTACTGATTGAAACTCAACCGGGTGTTACTGTGGAAGAAGTAAAGCAAAAAACAGAAGCACAGTTTTCGGTTAGTGAAGGGCTTTAATTAATTGTTTTTTAAAGAAAAAAAAGAACCGGAACTCATGGAGTTCCGGTTCTTCTGCGTCTACATTTGTATAAACTTTGTAGACAGAACAAGGAAAACTTATAGCCTTATGCTCTTTTAAGTTTTCTTGTATGTAAGAATTAATGCTGGAATAGGCTTGCAATCGTAAAGATAACTGCAACGAGTAAGAAGAATCCAAACGATACGCCGAAACCTATGACGTTATCCACGATATCATCTTGCTTTAAATCTCTTTTGTGTTCCATGGCTCTTCACCTCCATCTTCACCCTTCATCTTACCACATAACTTTAGTATGTGGTAAATGAATTTGTGACATGCTTATGACTAAAAAGTTTAAGGAATGGAGATCAGCTGTTTCACGATCTCTTCAATCTCTTCTTTAGAATGTAGGCCTGTAGCTACTTTCACCACGTTTTGGTGGCGATCTAGAAAGAAGGTGTTTGGGATGGCCATGACTTGATAGGACTTCACGACAGAGCCATCCGAATCGAGAAGAACGGGGAAAGTAAAGTCATAGTGTTCAGCAAAGGCTTTAGCATTTGCTAGTTTGTCGTTCACCGCCACATTAACTGCCCAGATCTCAATATCCTCTTGATATTGTTCGTAAAGACTAGTTAGTATAGGAGCTTCAAGGCGGCAGGGACCGCACCAAGAAGCCCAAAAATTGATGATGACCGGTTTTTGTAATTTGTCTAATGTATAAGTCTTGCCATCTAGTCCTTTAAGCTCAAAAAGGGGAGCAGAAAACCCGGCTTCTGGACGGCGCTCCTTGTTTTCCGACTGCCCAACGCTGCTATGATTTAGGTTTCCATACAAAGCTAAGCTGGCAAAGAGAATAATGATCGCTACTATTACGATGTTGCGTTTCACGTGATCTCACCTTTCCCTGGTTTTCCCTAGAATCCAGTAAACCCTCCATAAATGGAGATAAGCCAGATGGTAATATCAGTCATCTTATCCGTATAGAGAAGGATACCGAGCAGAATCATGATCGCACCGCCTACCTTCATCATTTTAGCCGAATGTCGGAGGATCCACTTCGTTCGTCCTATAAAGAAAGACATAAGGATGAAAGGTAAAGCAAAACCGAGAGTATATGCAATAATGAGCGGTAAGCCTTGTGAAGGGTTACTCGCGCTTACAGCTAATACAGCAGTGAGGATCGGGCCTACACAAGGAGTCCAGCCTGCAGCAAAAGACACCCCTACAAGAGTCGAGCCCAAATATCCTGCTGGTTTACTGGCAAATTCTAGTCTTTTTTCCCTCATGAATAGGGTCGGTTTAAACCATCCTAGCATAAAAAGACCCATAACAAAAATTAAGATTCCTCCCAATTGACGTATGAGCTCCTGGTATTCCCTGAAGATAGACCCAAGTAATGTAGCAGTCAATCCTAAGGAAATAAAGATGATGGAAAAGCCCAATACAAAGAAAAGGGTATGGACCATAGCCTTTCTAAGAACTACCGACCGGTCCTCCTTCAACTCAGAAACAGAAATACCGGTTATATAGGATAGATAGGATGGGTATAAAGGCAAGCAACATGGCGAAATAAACGATAAGAATCCCGCACCGAGAGCTAACCAGATCGTGGGGTCAGCCGCTGTACTCATAGATTCACTCCCTTAATATTAGAGTCCAGTTCCTTATAAATTCTATCATGAAATAATATCAGGGGAAAGGTAGATAAGGTGAACAAACAAAAGAAGGTGAATTATAAACAAAAAAAACATCCCCTTATTGGCATATTTGGGGATGGAGGTGAAAATTGTTCCACGAGTAGCAATATTATTCTACTTCATTCTACATAGTTTCGAGCCTTTTCGGGATACATCGTAATTATTCCATCTACACGACATTGAAAGGCAAGAGAGATGTCATCAGGAAGATTGGCGCCATAAGGACAAACTTGTAGTCCGTGAAGCCAACACTGGTGCACATATTCAGTAGTGATGATGTTTATAGGGGGATGAATGTACTCAGCACCGAGTTCCCGAGCCATCTTCCAAGGTTCTTCTAAGCGTCCAAAGTAAAGAAACCCTGTAGTTATTTGTCGATGGAGCTGTTTCGCACGTTCAATACTTTGTGGATTAAATGAAGATAGAATAACTCTGTCAAGTAGATCGTACTTGAGGACAAGTTGGATAATGGCTTCCTCCAAGTTTTCGGAGCGTATCAACAAGTTTTTCATCTCTATATTTAGAAGGATGGGGGAGGTTCTCGCTCTTAATAATACTTCATCGAGGGTTGGTATTCTTAAGTGAGAATAACGGGGGTGAAACCAGGCGCCCGCACTTAATTCCTTTAATTCTTTTAACGTAGAATGTTTCACAAGCCCTGTTCCATTGGTTGTTCGGTTCAAGCTCTCATCATGAATAACAACGGGATGTCCATCCTTAGAGAGTTGTACATCTAATTCTAAGCCATGAGCTCCCCTACGAATGGCCTCCTTGAAGGCGGGCATCGTATTCTCAGGATAGATATGGGATGCACCCCTATGGGCAAAGATCTTAGGACTTAAGTTCATAGCTTCTCCCACCTGTGAGAAATAGGTTCCTATTGCATCTTATGCGATCCTTTCTATGCTATGCCACTCGGAAGGACTTCTGTTAGATGTTTAGTCAAGCATATTTTGAGTAATTATCGCCATTCTAAGAGTTAGAAAATCAAAAGCAAAAATAGGAGGTATATAGGATGAAGCCACACTTAATGAGAAAATCTGAGTTTATCGGTAGTAAAGGAATTGTCGCCCAAAGTGACGTAGGGGCATTTGTTGTAAGAGAGGGAAATGAATATCAGCTAGGAGTAGAGATTGACGTGGATACGGTCGTCTTCCTAGATAAAACGGAAGATAACGACAGAGTGCAAATGATGCTTGATAACGCTGTTTATGAGATAGAAGATATTCGGGAACGCTTTGTGGATTGCTTTCCTGAGGAAGGTCAGCAATAGGCAAGGGCTTCATAGGAAAGCGTCCAATGGCATGTTTTATAAGGTTTTCTTATTTATTTTATAAGTAAAATTTTACAATGAAATGTGTTAAATTGCTTTGTTATTTATAGGACAAGTTGGTATACTAGTTATGACTTTAATTATCAAAGGAGGGAATAAACATGCCAAAAGGTGCAACTGAAACCAAGACGCTTAAGGTTGGCGACAAGGCGCCAGACTTTACAGCTAAAGCACATGGCGGTCGTACAATTAACTTGAGCGACTACCAAGGCAAGCAAAACGTATTTATCGCTTTTTATCCCCTAGATTGGACTCCTGTCTGAGGCGCGCAGATGCCTTCTTACGAGGACGATTTGTCTAAGTTTGAAGAGCTAGATACCCAGGTTCTGGGTATTAGTGTTGACTCTATTCCTAGCCATGAAGCATGGCAAAAGTCTATCGGCGGAATTACTTATCCGTTGGTATCTGACTTCTATCCACACGGAGAGATCTCCGAGAAGTTTGGCGTACTTCGTACAAAAGCGGATGAGCCAGCTTTTGGTGCTTCTGAACGTGCACTATTTATCATTGATAAAGAAGGTATTGTTCGTTTCATCGATGTTCATCCAATTGGAGAACAACCTGATAACGAAGAATTATTTGAGATACTAAGAAAGCTATAATCAGAGGTCAGGAGCTGAAGCTTATGGAAATGTCAAGGAAAGCTATTCCATACACGCCCAACCAAAAAAGCTTAAGTGAAATGACCCTGATGATTGTCTCCACTTCAGGCGTACATCTGAAGGATCAGGAACCTTTCAGTACGGACACGGCTCAAGGGGATTCTACATATCGAGTTATTCCAGGAGAAGTTCAACCCGCTGATCTGACTGTGACTCATGCTGCCCCAAAGGAGCATTACAATACAGATGCCCCGAAGGAAGATATTAACTGTGTCTTTCCTATTGATCGACTAAGAGAATTAGCGGACAATGGAGTGATTCAGGGAGTAGCAGAGAAGCATATTACCATGATGGGATATGCCATGAGGCTAAAGCAGATCAACGACGTGACCATTCCTGCTGTGGCCAAGGAAGTCGTTCGCTCTAAGGCGGACGCGGTCCTTCTAACCGCTGGCTGACCTCTTTGCCATCGCACTGTAGTTACAGTGCAGCGTGCTATTGAAGCTCAGGGCATTCCAACGGTGCTTGTTACTCTGGATGTAGAGCAATCTGGATTAATGAGACCTCCAAGAGCCATCCATCCAAATGGATTTGAGTTTGGACACTCCCTAGGGAAACCTCATGATAAGGAAACCCAGATGAAAGTGATTCAAGCTGCCTTGGAACAACTTGTTACCAAACAAGAACCTGGTCAAATTCATATGATGGATTTTCCAGGTTACTAAATAAAAGAACTGGCACATTGGTATTATATACTAATGGTAGCCAGTTCTTTTTTTGTTTGACTCTATAAATTGGAGGGGTAAAACCTAATTAAACAGACGTTACTACTGGTTGACAGACATTGGTATGAAGGGTAGAGTTACTATTGTAGAGATGACTTAATGATAACTCGGTTTGTAGGCTAAGGAGGGTACCTTTTTGAGCAGCTTAGGGATGGACAAAAAGGAATTTATGTCTCAAGAAATACGGGAGCTCGTCCTGAAAAAGGAAAAAATCGTGACTATGCAACCAGATTGGACACTGGAACGTGCCTTGGTGAAGCTTACCCGCTCTGGGTATACATCGGTTCCAGTTATTAATGCTGCGAACCAAGTTGAGGGGCTTATCAGCAAGACTTTAATTCTCGACTTTATGAGCGAAAATCAAAATATCAACTATAATGACTTACCGAACTACTTTGTTCATCAAGCAATGAATCGCAATTATATGGGGATATGGGAAAACACTCCTCTCTCATTTGCTTTAGAGCTTATGATAGACAGGGCTTATGTTCCTATTATTGATAAGACCAATGCCTTTGTTGGAATTCTTACTCGTCAAGCGGTCCTGCAAAAAATTCTAAATTATTTCAGTGAATGATCAGACACGTTAACGTGTCTTTTTTTTGTGAAAAAAAGTGTGTATATATTTTCCAAATCTGCGAATGATATCGGTAGGAGGTGTAAGTTACATATGATGAACTTTTATCAAGGCACTAATCCGCAAGCTGTACGTCAAGACATTCGCCAAGATTTATACGGCACACAAAACACTAATATGGGAGGCTCTCAAAACATGATGATGCAACCTGGCTATTCTAATACCAACGTGCAACAAGTAAGACAAGACATTGCACAAGAAGGTGGATTCCGTAATCAATTAGGTTACAGCGGCTTACAGAATCAAGTTGGTGGCTACGCAAGCGGAGCCCAAGCGATGTTTCAACAAGGATTCACGAATACCAATCCACAGCAAGTAAGACAAGACATCGCTCGCGAAGGCGGTTTTGTTCCTAGCAATATGAACCAAATGCAAGTTGGTAACTATGCGGGCGGAGCCCAAGCGATGTTCCAACCAGGATTCACGAATACCAATCCACAGCAAGTAAGACAAGACATCGCTCGCGAAGGCGGTTTTGTTCCTAGCAATATGAACCAAATGCAAGTTGGTAACTATGCGGGCGGAGCCCAAGCGATGTTCCAACCAGGATTCACGAATACCAATCCACAGCAAGTAAGACAAGACATCGCTCGCGAAGGCGGTTTTGTTCCTAGCAATATGAACCAAATGCAAGTTGGTAACTATGCGGGCGGAACCCAAGCCATGTTCCAACCAGGGTTCACAAATACTAATCCACAGCAAGTAAGACAGGACATCGCTCGTGAAGGCGGATATGTTGCAAGCAATATGAATCAAAACCAAATGCAAATGGGAAGCTACGCGGGGGGAGCGCAAGCGATGTTCCAGCCTAGATTTACGAATACAAACCCACAACAAGTAAGACAAGATATTGCTCGTGAAGGCGGATATGTTGCAAGCAATATGAATCAAAATCAAATGCAAATGGGAAGCTACGCGGGTGGAGCGCAAGCGATGTTCCAGCCTGGATTTACGAATACAAACCCACAACAAGTAAGACAAGATATTGCTCGTGAAGGCGGACTTGGCGGAGGCAATATGAGTCAAGTGGGAGGTTATGCAGGAGGAGCGCAAGCGATGTTCCAGCCTGGATTCTCCAATACCAATCCAGGGCAAGTAAGACAAGATATTGCTCGTGAAAGCGGATTTGCTGCTGGAAATATGCAAATGGGAAGCATGGCAGGTGGTGGTCAANGATTTGCTGCTGGAAATATGCAAATGGGAAGCATGGCAGGTGGTGGTCAATCTATGTTCCAACCTGGTTTTGCCGGAACCAACCCACAGCAAGTAAGACAAGATATTGCTCAAGAAACAAATCAGTTTGGATCTGCAGGCCAATATCTCATTTAGTTTAAAAAAGAGGGTGCCCCTAAGGCCGGTAATACCGACTAGGGGGCACCCTCTTTAAAATTATCACGCTTTATAGGAGAATTAATTAACAACGCCTGCGCAATCAGCCAACTTCCAAGATTGACCTCTGAGACAGCGTCTATTATTTTGCAGGAACTTTCTTAAATAAACTTGTGGGTTCTTCTGTTTTTCCAGTTCCTTTTTTATTCTTTGCTCCAGGTTTAATGAAGAAGAAAGTGAGAAGAAAGGTCAAGGCAGCTAGTCCCGCAACCGAAAAAAACAAGGTTTGATGGGAGATCCCCATTAGCCAGCTAAAAACGGGGGGGCCAACAGCCACTCCAAGAAATCGCAAGCTATTATACAAAGAGGTAATCATTCCTCTTTCCGATTTAGCTACTGAACCGGTGATAAGTGTATTTAGACAGGGCAGCAATAAGCCTGTACCAATACTGCCGAGTGTTAAGAGTCCAATCATGACATAGATTTGTTTAAAAAAGCCAACAGCAATCATACTTGCTGTCAAGATACTTAACCCTGTAAGCATAATTTTTCGCATAAGGGGTTTGTTTTGCTTAATTCTTCCGCCAGTAATATAGGCAGTCGTCACCATTCCCATCAGTGGAATAGCTAAGATAGCCCCTTTGATTACGCCATCTAACTTATATTCCGTTTCAAGAATATCTGACAGATAGAACAATACGCCAAAGAGTATGAACAGACCAATGGAACCAACAAAAAATGCGGTTACAAGCCATCCTCCTTGCTCTTTAAAGACCTGTTTGAGGCTTGCTAGATATTGCTTAAGAGGCTTTGGCTTGGCTGGGTTTTTCTCCTTGATTAGAAACCAAACAGCTAGTGCCGTTAGAAAACAAAGGGCAGGAAAGGCAAAAAACACAGCGTACCAGATGAGAAGTGCCAGTAAGGAACCTAAGATAGGAGACAAAACCTTACCTAGGCCGTTAGTGGCTTCAATTAAACCCAGGGCTTTTGATTCTTTTGAACCTGAATAAAGGTCTCCTATTAAAGCCATAGCAATGGGGGCAGTTCCGGCGGCACCTATTCCCTGTATAATTCTTGCAATTAAAATAATGTTATAGGCATTATCCATTAGCCAAGCCGCGAGTCCAGCAATAATTCCCCCGATACCATATAAGATCAAGGCTGGAACGATGATGACTTTTCGTCCAAAGCGATCTGAAAGGTAGCCCACGAAGGGGATAATGAGACCGGCTGCAAAGGAAAAAGCAGTAATCATTAAGCTGACTTGAAATTGAGATAAATTCAATTCTCTTTCCATGGTCGGAAGAACAGGTACGATCATGGAGTTTCCAAGAACCATGACTAGAGGAATGGCTGCAAGAGTGGTTAGCTCTAACGGGGATCCCGATTTCGGCATATCATCAACTCCAGGAAAAGGTTTTTCACTCCTCTTATTGTGGCTTAAAGTGACAGAAAATCCTCAGAGAAAGAAGTGGAATTCAAGGAAAGAGAAACCTTTTCTAGTTTCCCGCGTAAAAAAAGTAAAGGGGTGTATTCTAAAATGAAATCATGGATAAGTTTTGCTTCACTGATTTTATGCACTATTACGATTCTAGGCTGTCAAAGTCAAGAATCTGTTCATAATCAGACAGTCGAGAAGAATGTATCAACAGAAGCAGCGGAGAAGCCATTGGAGACGGAGGCGGAGAAAACCAAAACATTATTTCTGGACAAACTCCGCCCTGAAATGTCAGAAGCGGAAGTTCGCAGTCTATTTGGAGGGGATTTTTCTTTAGTGGAAAACGCAATGGAAGGAAATGAAACGTGGCGGTATGACCTAGGGAAAAAATCAACTTATCAATTCGACGATCAAGGGATAGACAAGGTTGACCTGGAGGGTTTGAAAGCAGGAGAAGTTGAGGCCCTTTTATTTGTAGATTGGACAGAAGATGGAGTAGTCAACTCCGCAGCCTTATATATCAATGATCCTCTTGAAGTTGGGACTTTTTATGAGTATCATATCGATCCAGACGGTACTGTGGAAGAGGTAGTAAAAACCCTTGATTGATTGTTTGCAAATAAAAAGCAATTCGACCAATAATTTTCTCGACATATTATTCCAAATTTCTTTCCTATTTTCATAACATGTGATATGTTATATATATACTAACAAGGTTTTGTTAGGTGAGAGTTTATTGTCTTTAGCGCCCACATTGTGAGCGCTTTTTTTTTGTGTGTATTGTGTGTATTAAACCGAAACGGCGGCTTTTACTTTAGAAAGTGGAGTAGGTTGGGTTGAACTAATCACTTCAATAAGTACGGGACCAGGAGTTTGCATACTCTCCGTAATCACCTTATCGAGTTGATTTGGATCGTCCACTCGGATACCAGGTATACCAAATGCTACAGCAACTTGGGAAAATAAAGGATTCACAAGATCTGCTCCGAATGGGTCTAGTCCCATATATTTCATTTTGTTTTTTTCCATTGCTAGAGAACTATTATTTAAAACAACCATCTTGACTGGAAGGCGGTAAGCCACAGTCGTAGCGAGTTCAGACAAGTTCATCGCAAATCCACCGTCTCCCACAACAGCTACGACTTGCTTTTCCGGATACAATAATTGAGCAGCATTGGCCGCTGGTAAGCCAAATCCTAGTGTGCGCCAAGTTCCTGAAAATAGCAATTCTTGCCCATCTGTCTGAAAGGAACGGTTAAACCAAACCGTATGATCACCTGTATCCAATGTAATAATGGCGTCTGAATTCACAGCTTTACTTAAGGCAGACATGATTCTAGCAGGAGCAATAGGAGTGCTAGCGTCATTTTGTTCTTGACTCATTTGTGAGAGCCACTCTGCTCTTGCAGAGTGGATTTGATTCAGCCATAAAGCATTTGGCGTCCGTGTAATTTGATTTTCAAGTGGGCCAAGGATTTCCTGGGCATCTCCGATTAGGGCAGTATATAAATTTTTATCAAAGTGAATGTGATCCGGCTCTAGTTCAATTTGGACAAAAGGAATTGAGGTCGACATAAAGGTTTTCGGATACCACATGGCTCCGATCATAAGTAGACCGTCACATTCGTTTAGAAGAGTTGCGGCTTGCTCGCTCCCCCCTTCCCCAATTCCTCCTAACATAAACTCATAGCTCTCAGGAATGATCCCCTTTGCTCCTAATGTACTGACAACACCAGCCCCAAGCCTTTCAGCTAAACGACGAATTTCTTGTCTACAGCCCTGTGCTCCACGGCCAATATAGATCATGGGTTTGTTGCATTGGTTTAAAAATTGTGCAGCTTTTGACAAGTTACTTAGATCACTTGGGCTCTGTCGGTATAAGAAGGGGTTTTCCGGTATTAAATCTTGAGTATGAGTTTTTGAAAACAAATCCTTTGGAACGGAAAGATGGGTTACCGCTTTTTGTTTGATAGCTGTCCTTACAGCACGATCTAAAAGCTGAATAATGGAATCAGGTGAGGAAACCATTCCAGAATACGCAGCTAAGGGTTCGATAAACCTTTGTTGGTCTACAT includes:
- a CDS encoding glycine/sarcosine/betaine reductase selenoprotein B family protein, producing MEMSRKAIPYTPNQKSLSEMTLMIVSTSGVHLKDQEPFSTDTAQGDSTYRVIPGEVQPADLTVTHAAPKEHYNTDAPKEDINCVFPIDRLRELADNGVIQGVAEKHITMMGYAMRLKQINDVTIPAVAKEVVRSKADAVLLTAG
- a CDS encoding stage III sporulation protein AB encodes the protein MQRAIEAQGIPTVLVTLDVEQSGLMRPPRAIHPNGFEFGHSLGKPHDKETQMKVIQAALEQLVTKQEPGQIHMMDFPGY
- a CDS encoding CBS domain-containing protein, which gives rise to MSSLGMDKKEFMSQEIRELVLKKEKIVTMQPDWTLERALVKLTRSGYTSVPVINAANQVEGLISKTLILDFMSENQNINYNDLPNYFVHQAMNRNYMGIWENTPLSFALELMIDRAYVPIIDKTNAFVGILTRQAVLQKILNYFSE
- a CDS encoding MFS transporter gives rise to the protein MPKSGSPLELTTLAAIPLVMVLGNSMIVPVLPTMERELNLSQFQVSLMITAFSFAAGLIIPFVGYLSDRFGRKVIIVPALILYGIGGIIAGLAAWLMDNAYNIILIARIIQGIGAAGTAPIAMALIGDLYSGSKESKALGLIEATNGLGKVLSPILGSLLALLIWYAVFFAFPALCFLTALAVWFLIKEKNPAKPKPLKQYLASLKQVFKEQGGWLVTAFFVGSIGLFILFGVLFYLSDILETEYKLDGVIKGAILAIPLMGMVTTAYITGGRIKQNKPLMRKIMLTGLSILTASMIAVGFFKQIYVMIGLLTLGSIGTGLLLPCLNTLITGSVAKSERGMITSLYNSLRFLGVAVGPPVFSWLMGISHQTLFFSVAGLAALTFLLTFFFIKPGAKNKKGTGKTEEPTSLFKKVPAK
- a CDS encoding thiamine pyrophosphate-binding protein — encoded protein: MQSPTTVAQTIIDQLHEFGVEYIFGVSGDAILDLLHSLAQQSKIKFISTRHESAAGFMASSYAKLTGKLGVCVATSGPGMANLLNGLGDAYSDKVPVLAITGQVPTPKIGTEAKQYVDQQRFIEPLAAYSGMVSSPDSIIQLLDRAVRTAIKQKAVTHLSVPKDLFSKTHTQDLIPENPFLYRQSPSDLSNLSKAAQFLNQCNKPMIYIGRGAQGCRQEIRRLAERLGAGVVSTLGAKGIIPESYEFMLGGIGEGGSEQAATLLNECDGLLMIGAMWYPKTFMSTSIPFVQIELEPDHIHFDKNLYTALIGDAQEILGPLENQITRTPNALWLNQIHSARAEWLSQMSQEQNDASTPIAPARIMSALSKAVNSDAIITLDTGDHTVWFNRSFQTDGQELLFSGTWRTLGFGLPAANAAQLLYPEKQVVAVVGDGGFAMNLSELATTVAYRLPVKMVVLNNSSLAMEKNKMKYMGLDPFGADLVNPLFSQVAVAFGIPGIRVDDPNQLDKVITESMQTPGPVLIEVISSTQPTPLSKVKAAVSV